Proteins encoded together in one Triticum dicoccoides isolate Atlit2015 ecotype Zavitan chromosome 7B, WEW_v2.0, whole genome shotgun sequence window:
- the LOC119336017 gene encoding probable aminodeoxychorismate synthase, chloroplastic isoform X2: MAALRLSAPPTARWSPPQPSSARWQQPPCRGGARRPAALRAGGDEGPGPEEPPVRTLLIDNYDSYTYNIFQELSVVNGVPPVVVRNDEWAWRDVYHWVYKKRAFDNIVISPGPGSPACPTDIGVCLRILCECGDIPILGVCLGHQALGLVHGAKIVHAPEAIHGRLSEIEHNGCYLFNHIPSGINSGFKVVRYHSLVIEASSLPEDLVSIAWTASPRMLSFLDSDKSDNTSFWGSLNNFSIADPSGRTNNREVPITINNATKPDGYKIVMGIKHSSMPHYGVQFHPESVATHYGRQIFQNFKRITTEFGSQSSLFQERKVHSIDQCNYVPKGLSHTEGLEFGDSVRVHMLAERNSEKKHLRLRWKRIDNFLSRTGSSEDIFSELFGHQNAEDTFWLDSSSVDQNRARFSFMGGKGGPLWKQMTFHLSNQRANCRGTITIRDAHGSAVKNSLKDGFLEFLHKEIQSIKYDEEDFEGLPFDFHGGFVGYLGYGLKVECDASSNKAKSSTPDACFFFADNLVAIDHNNGDVYILSLYDEYSLSNGNGMHHNTTHTSWLLETEKKLLRMAAMSPGLPTYGKSLIGSSNVNKQSFVVEKSKDQYIKDVRSCLDYIRDGESYELCLTTRMRRGIEYINALQLYLKLRKQNPAPYAAWLNFSSENLSICCSSPERFLRLDQNAVLEAKPIKGTIARGRTPEEDECLRLQLKYSEKDQAENLMIVDLLRNDLGKVCEPGSVHVPRLMDVESYKSVHTMVSTIRGTKKPDLSPVDCIKAAFPGGSMTGAPKVRSMEILDALESSPRGIYSGSIGFFSYNRTFDLNIVIRTVVLHDGEASVGAGGAIVALSDPEAEYAEMMLKARTPTRVVEECSQQAAAHSSPDRSDSVRTTIS; this comes from the exons ATGGCCGCGCTCCGCCTCTCCGCCCCGCCGACGGCGAGGTGGTCCCCGCCGCAGCCGTCCTCCGCGCGGTGGCAGCAGCCCCCGTGCCGGGGCGGCGCCAGGCGTCCCGCGGCGCTGCGGGCCGGCGGGGATGAGGGGCCGGGCCCGGAGGAGCCGCCGGTGAGGACGCTCCTTATCGACAACTACGACAGCTACACCTACAACATCTTCCAGGAGCTCTCCGTCGTCAACGGCG TGCCGCCTGTGGTGGTGCGCAACGACGAGTGGGCGTGGAGGGATGTTTACCATTGGGTGTACAAGAAGAGGGCCTTCGACAACATCGTGATCTCGCCTGGCCCTGGATCTCCGGCGTGTCCTACCGACATAG GTGTATGTCTGCGGATACTTTGTGAGTGCGGAGATATACCCATCCTGGGTGTTTGCCTTGGCCACCAG GCCTTGGGATTAGTCCATGGCGCTAAAATTGTCCATGCTCCTGAAGCTATACATGGACGACTTAG TGAAATCGAACATAATGGATGCTACCTCTTTAATCATATCCCATCAGGTATAAACTCTGGATTCAAG GTAGTGCGCTACCATTCACTTGTAATAGAAGCAAGCTCGCTGCCTGAGGATCTTGTATCAATAGCATGGACTGCTTCTCCCAGAATGCTATCTTTCCTTGATAGCGATAAGTCTGACAACACTTCATTCTGGGGATCATTGAATAACTTTTCTATAGCAGATCCTTCAGGGCGCACTAACAATCGTGAAGTTCCAATTACCATAAACAATGCTACTAAGCCAGACGGCTACAAGATTGTCATGGGCATCAAGCATTCCAGCATGCCTCATTATGGAGTGCAG TTCCATCCAGAGAGTGTTGCTACTCATTATGGAAGACAGATTTTTCAGAACTTTAAGAGGATAACAACTGAATTTGGATCACAATCATCATTGTTTCAGGAAAGAAAGGTTCACAGTATTG ATCAATGCAATTATGTCCCCAAAGGCTTGTCGCACACTGAAggactagagtttggcgattctgtTCGGGTTCACATGCTTGCAGAGAGAAACAGCGAGAAAAAACATTTGCGGTTGAGATGGAAGAGAATTGATAACTTTCTCAGCCGCACAGGTAGCTCTGAAGACATTTTCTCAGAGCTTTTTGGTCATCAAAATGCTGAAGATACATTTTGGCTGGATAGCTCATCAGTTGATCAG AACAGGGCACGCTTTTCATTTATGGGTGGTAAGGGCGGACCTCTGTGGAAGCAAATGACATTTCACCTCTCCAATCAAAG AGCCAACTGTCGAGGAACCATTACTATTCGAGATGCTCATGGATCTGCTGTGAAAAACTCTCTCAAAGATGGCTTCTTGGAATTCCTTCACAAG GAGATTCAGTCCATTAAATACGATGAAGAGGATTTTGAAGGGCTGCCATTTGACTTCCATGGTGGATTTGTTGGATATCTAGG GTATGGTCTTAAGGTTGAATGTGATGCATCATCTAACAAAGCTAAATCAAGTACTCCTGATGCGTGCTTCTTCTTTGCTGATAACCTCGTGGCGATCGATCACAACAATGGTGATGTATATATTCTGTCATTATATGACGAATATTCTTTAAGTAATGGAAATGGGATGCACCATAATACGACACACACTTCATGGTTGCTGGAGACTGAGAAGAAGCTTCTCAGGATGGCTGCTATGTCACCAGGACTACCGACTTATGGAAAGTCACTTATTGGATCATCCAATGTGAATAAGCAAAGTTTTGTCGTAGAAAAATCAAAGGATCAATACATTAAGGATGTTCGAAGTTGCCTGGATTATATCAGAGACGGAGAAAGTTACGAGTTATGCCTGACCACTCGGATGAGGAGAGGGATAGAGTATATAAATGCTCTTCAACTGTACCTTAAATTGAGAAAGCAAAATCCAGCTCCCTATGCAGCCTGGCTTAACTTCTCCTCAGAAAACCTGAGTATATGCTGCTCTTCTCCTGAACGGTTTCTGCGGCTAGATCAAAATGCAGTTCTGGAGGCAAAACCAATCAAAGGCACTATAGCACGTGGCAGAACACCCGAGGAAGATGAATGCCTACGTTTGCAACTGAAATACAG TGAAAAGGATCAGGCTGAAAACTTGATGATTGTTGATCTCTTAAGAAACGACCTGGGCAAGGTCTGTGAGCCCGGAAGCGTGCACGTTCCTCGCCTCATGGACGTCGAGTCATACAAGTCAGTCCACACCATGGTGAGCACCATCCGCGGGACAAAGAAGCCCGACCTAAGCCCCGTCGACTGCATCAAAGCCGCCTTTCCAGGAGGTTCGATGACGGGCGCCCCAAAGGTGAGGTCGATGGAGATCCTCGACGCACTCGAGAGCAGCCCGAGGGGCATCTACTCAGGGTCGATCGGGTTCTTCTCGTACAACCGCACGTTCGACTTGAACATCGTGATCAGGACGGTGGTGCTGCACGATGGGGAGGCCTCGGTGGGGGCGGGCGGGGCGATCGTGGCTCTGTCGGACCCTGAGGCGGAGTATGCTGAGATGATGCTCAAGGCTAGGACACCGACGAGGGTTGTCGAGGAGTGCAGCCAACAGGCCGCGGCGCACAGCAGTCCGGACCGATCGGATTCGGTGCGGACGACTATAAGTTAG
- the LOC119336017 gene encoding probable aminodeoxychorismate synthase, chloroplastic isoform X5 encodes MDATSLIISHQVVRYHSLVIEASSLPEDLVSIAWTASPRMLSFLDSDKSDNTSFWGSLNNFSIADPSGRTNNREVPITINNATKPDGYKIVMGIKHSSMPHYGVQFHPESVATHYGRQIFQNFKRITTEFGSQSSLFQERKVHSIGKLESPQVNSADQCNYVPKGLSHTEGLEFGDSVRVHMLAERNSEKKHLRLRWKRIDNFLSRTGSSEDIFSELFGHQNAEDTFWLDSSSVDQNRARFSFMGGKGGPLWKQMTFHLSNQRANCRGTITIRDAHGSAVKNSLKDGFLEFLHKEIQSIKYDEEDFEGLPFDFHGGFVGYLGYGLKVECDASSNKAKSSTPDACFFFADNLVAIDHNNGDVYILSLYDEYSLSNGNGMHHNTTHTSWLLETEKKLLRMAAMSPGLPTYGKSLIGSSNVNKQSFVVEKSKDQYIKDVRSCLDYIRDGESYELCLTTRMRRGIEYINALQLYLKLRKQNPAPYAAWLNFSSENLSICCSSPERFLRLDQNAVLEAKPIKGTIARGRTPEEDECLRLQLKYSEKDQAENLMIVDLLRNDLGKVCEPGSVHVPRLMDVESYKSVHTMVSTIRGTKKPDLSPVDCIKAAFPGGSMTGAPKVRSMEILDALESSPRGIYSGSIGFFSYNRTFDLNIVIRTVVLHDGEASVGAGGAIVALSDPEAEYAEMMLKARTPTRVVEECSQQAAAHSSPDRSDSVRTTIS; translated from the exons ATGGATGCTACCTCTTTAATCATATCCCATCAG GTAGTGCGCTACCATTCACTTGTAATAGAAGCAAGCTCGCTGCCTGAGGATCTTGTATCAATAGCATGGACTGCTTCTCCCAGAATGCTATCTTTCCTTGATAGCGATAAGTCTGACAACACTTCATTCTGGGGATCATTGAATAACTTTTCTATAGCAGATCCTTCAGGGCGCACTAACAATCGTGAAGTTCCAATTACCATAAACAATGCTACTAAGCCAGACGGCTACAAGATTGTCATGGGCATCAAGCATTCCAGCATGCCTCATTATGGAGTGCAG TTCCATCCAGAGAGTGTTGCTACTCATTATGGAAGACAGATTTTTCAGAACTTTAAGAGGATAACAACTGAATTTGGATCACAATCATCATTGTTTCAGGAAAGAAAGGTTCACAGTATTGGTAAACTGGAAAGCCCTCAA GTCAATTCTGCAGATCAATGCAATTATGTCCCCAAAGGCTTGTCGCACACTGAAggactagagtttggcgattctgtTCGGGTTCACATGCTTGCAGAGAGAAACAGCGAGAAAAAACATTTGCGGTTGAGATGGAAGAGAATTGATAACTTTCTCAGCCGCACAGGTAGCTCTGAAGACATTTTCTCAGAGCTTTTTGGTCATCAAAATGCTGAAGATACATTTTGGCTGGATAGCTCATCAGTTGATCAG AACAGGGCACGCTTTTCATTTATGGGTGGTAAGGGCGGACCTCTGTGGAAGCAAATGACATTTCACCTCTCCAATCAAAG AGCCAACTGTCGAGGAACCATTACTATTCGAGATGCTCATGGATCTGCTGTGAAAAACTCTCTCAAAGATGGCTTCTTGGAATTCCTTCACAAG GAGATTCAGTCCATTAAATACGATGAAGAGGATTTTGAAGGGCTGCCATTTGACTTCCATGGTGGATTTGTTGGATATCTAGG GTATGGTCTTAAGGTTGAATGTGATGCATCATCTAACAAAGCTAAATCAAGTACTCCTGATGCGTGCTTCTTCTTTGCTGATAACCTCGTGGCGATCGATCACAACAATGGTGATGTATATATTCTGTCATTATATGACGAATATTCTTTAAGTAATGGAAATGGGATGCACCATAATACGACACACACTTCATGGTTGCTGGAGACTGAGAAGAAGCTTCTCAGGATGGCTGCTATGTCACCAGGACTACCGACTTATGGAAAGTCACTTATTGGATCATCCAATGTGAATAAGCAAAGTTTTGTCGTAGAAAAATCAAAGGATCAATACATTAAGGATGTTCGAAGTTGCCTGGATTATATCAGAGACGGAGAAAGTTACGAGTTATGCCTGACCACTCGGATGAGGAGAGGGATAGAGTATATAAATGCTCTTCAACTGTACCTTAAATTGAGAAAGCAAAATCCAGCTCCCTATGCAGCCTGGCTTAACTTCTCCTCAGAAAACCTGAGTATATGCTGCTCTTCTCCTGAACGGTTTCTGCGGCTAGATCAAAATGCAGTTCTGGAGGCAAAACCAATCAAAGGCACTATAGCACGTGGCAGAACACCCGAGGAAGATGAATGCCTACGTTTGCAACTGAAATACAG TGAAAAGGATCAGGCTGAAAACTTGATGATTGTTGATCTCTTAAGAAACGACCTGGGCAAGGTCTGTGAGCCCGGAAGCGTGCACGTTCCTCGCCTCATGGACGTCGAGTCATACAAGTCAGTCCACACCATGGTGAGCACCATCCGCGGGACAAAGAAGCCCGACCTAAGCCCCGTCGACTGCATCAAAGCCGCCTTTCCAGGAGGTTCGATGACGGGCGCCCCAAAGGTGAGGTCGATGGAGATCCTCGACGCACTCGAGAGCAGCCCGAGGGGCATCTACTCAGGGTCGATCGGGTTCTTCTCGTACAACCGCACGTTCGACTTGAACATCGTGATCAGGACGGTGGTGCTGCACGATGGGGAGGCCTCGGTGGGGGCGGGCGGGGCGATCGTGGCTCTGTCGGACCCTGAGGCGGAGTATGCTGAGATGATGCTCAAGGCTAGGACACCGACGAGGGTTGTCGAGGAGTGCAGCCAACAGGCCGCGGCGCACAGCAGTCCGGACCGATCGGATTCGGTGCGGACGACTATAAGTTAG
- the LOC119336017 gene encoding probable aminodeoxychorismate synthase, chloroplastic isoform X1, whose amino-acid sequence MAALRLSAPPTARWSPPQPSSARWQQPPCRGGARRPAALRAGGDEGPGPEEPPVRTLLIDNYDSYTYNIFQELSVVNGVPPVVVRNDEWAWRDVYHWVYKKRAFDNIVISPGPGSPACPTDIGVCLRILCECGDIPILGVCLGHQALGLVHGAKIVHAPEAIHGRLSEIEHNGCYLFNHIPSGINSGFKVVRYHSLVIEASSLPEDLVSIAWTASPRMLSFLDSDKSDNTSFWGSLNNFSIADPSGRTNNREVPITINNATKPDGYKIVMGIKHSSMPHYGVQFHPESVATHYGRQIFQNFKRITTEFGSQSSLFQERKVHSIGKLESPQVNSADQCNYVPKGLSHTEGLEFGDSVRVHMLAERNSEKKHLRLRWKRIDNFLSRTGSSEDIFSELFGHQNAEDTFWLDSSSVDQNRARFSFMGGKGGPLWKQMTFHLSNQRANCRGTITIRDAHGSAVKNSLKDGFLEFLHKEIQSIKYDEEDFEGLPFDFHGGFVGYLGYGLKVECDASSNKAKSSTPDACFFFADNLVAIDHNNGDVYILSLYDEYSLSNGNGMHHNTTHTSWLLETEKKLLRMAAMSPGLPTYGKSLIGSSNVNKQSFVVEKSKDQYIKDVRSCLDYIRDGESYELCLTTRMRRGIEYINALQLYLKLRKQNPAPYAAWLNFSSENLSICCSSPERFLRLDQNAVLEAKPIKGTIARGRTPEEDECLRLQLKYSEKDQAENLMIVDLLRNDLGKVCEPGSVHVPRLMDVESYKSVHTMVSTIRGTKKPDLSPVDCIKAAFPGGSMTGAPKVRSMEILDALESSPRGIYSGSIGFFSYNRTFDLNIVIRTVVLHDGEASVGAGGAIVALSDPEAEYAEMMLKARTPTRVVEECSQQAAAHSSPDRSDSVRTTIS is encoded by the exons ATGGCCGCGCTCCGCCTCTCCGCCCCGCCGACGGCGAGGTGGTCCCCGCCGCAGCCGTCCTCCGCGCGGTGGCAGCAGCCCCCGTGCCGGGGCGGCGCCAGGCGTCCCGCGGCGCTGCGGGCCGGCGGGGATGAGGGGCCGGGCCCGGAGGAGCCGCCGGTGAGGACGCTCCTTATCGACAACTACGACAGCTACACCTACAACATCTTCCAGGAGCTCTCCGTCGTCAACGGCG TGCCGCCTGTGGTGGTGCGCAACGACGAGTGGGCGTGGAGGGATGTTTACCATTGGGTGTACAAGAAGAGGGCCTTCGACAACATCGTGATCTCGCCTGGCCCTGGATCTCCGGCGTGTCCTACCGACATAG GTGTATGTCTGCGGATACTTTGTGAGTGCGGAGATATACCCATCCTGGGTGTTTGCCTTGGCCACCAG GCCTTGGGATTAGTCCATGGCGCTAAAATTGTCCATGCTCCTGAAGCTATACATGGACGACTTAG TGAAATCGAACATAATGGATGCTACCTCTTTAATCATATCCCATCAGGTATAAACTCTGGATTCAAG GTAGTGCGCTACCATTCACTTGTAATAGAAGCAAGCTCGCTGCCTGAGGATCTTGTATCAATAGCATGGACTGCTTCTCCCAGAATGCTATCTTTCCTTGATAGCGATAAGTCTGACAACACTTCATTCTGGGGATCATTGAATAACTTTTCTATAGCAGATCCTTCAGGGCGCACTAACAATCGTGAAGTTCCAATTACCATAAACAATGCTACTAAGCCAGACGGCTACAAGATTGTCATGGGCATCAAGCATTCCAGCATGCCTCATTATGGAGTGCAG TTCCATCCAGAGAGTGTTGCTACTCATTATGGAAGACAGATTTTTCAGAACTTTAAGAGGATAACAACTGAATTTGGATCACAATCATCATTGTTTCAGGAAAGAAAGGTTCACAGTATTGGTAAACTGGAAAGCCCTCAA GTCAATTCTGCAGATCAATGCAATTATGTCCCCAAAGGCTTGTCGCACACTGAAggactagagtttggcgattctgtTCGGGTTCACATGCTTGCAGAGAGAAACAGCGAGAAAAAACATTTGCGGTTGAGATGGAAGAGAATTGATAACTTTCTCAGCCGCACAGGTAGCTCTGAAGACATTTTCTCAGAGCTTTTTGGTCATCAAAATGCTGAAGATACATTTTGGCTGGATAGCTCATCAGTTGATCAG AACAGGGCACGCTTTTCATTTATGGGTGGTAAGGGCGGACCTCTGTGGAAGCAAATGACATTTCACCTCTCCAATCAAAG AGCCAACTGTCGAGGAACCATTACTATTCGAGATGCTCATGGATCTGCTGTGAAAAACTCTCTCAAAGATGGCTTCTTGGAATTCCTTCACAAG GAGATTCAGTCCATTAAATACGATGAAGAGGATTTTGAAGGGCTGCCATTTGACTTCCATGGTGGATTTGTTGGATATCTAGG GTATGGTCTTAAGGTTGAATGTGATGCATCATCTAACAAAGCTAAATCAAGTACTCCTGATGCGTGCTTCTTCTTTGCTGATAACCTCGTGGCGATCGATCACAACAATGGTGATGTATATATTCTGTCATTATATGACGAATATTCTTTAAGTAATGGAAATGGGATGCACCATAATACGACACACACTTCATGGTTGCTGGAGACTGAGAAGAAGCTTCTCAGGATGGCTGCTATGTCACCAGGACTACCGACTTATGGAAAGTCACTTATTGGATCATCCAATGTGAATAAGCAAAGTTTTGTCGTAGAAAAATCAAAGGATCAATACATTAAGGATGTTCGAAGTTGCCTGGATTATATCAGAGACGGAGAAAGTTACGAGTTATGCCTGACCACTCGGATGAGGAGAGGGATAGAGTATATAAATGCTCTTCAACTGTACCTTAAATTGAGAAAGCAAAATCCAGCTCCCTATGCAGCCTGGCTTAACTTCTCCTCAGAAAACCTGAGTATATGCTGCTCTTCTCCTGAACGGTTTCTGCGGCTAGATCAAAATGCAGTTCTGGAGGCAAAACCAATCAAAGGCACTATAGCACGTGGCAGAACACCCGAGGAAGATGAATGCCTACGTTTGCAACTGAAATACAG TGAAAAGGATCAGGCTGAAAACTTGATGATTGTTGATCTCTTAAGAAACGACCTGGGCAAGGTCTGTGAGCCCGGAAGCGTGCACGTTCCTCGCCTCATGGACGTCGAGTCATACAAGTCAGTCCACACCATGGTGAGCACCATCCGCGGGACAAAGAAGCCCGACCTAAGCCCCGTCGACTGCATCAAAGCCGCCTTTCCAGGAGGTTCGATGACGGGCGCCCCAAAGGTGAGGTCGATGGAGATCCTCGACGCACTCGAGAGCAGCCCGAGGGGCATCTACTCAGGGTCGATCGGGTTCTTCTCGTACAACCGCACGTTCGACTTGAACATCGTGATCAGGACGGTGGTGCTGCACGATGGGGAGGCCTCGGTGGGGGCGGGCGGGGCGATCGTGGCTCTGTCGGACCCTGAGGCGGAGTATGCTGAGATGATGCTCAAGGCTAGGACACCGACGAGGGTTGTCGAGGAGTGCAGCCAACAGGCCGCGGCGCACAGCAGTCCGGACCGATCGGATTCGGTGCGGACGACTATAAGTTAG
- the LOC119336017 gene encoding probable aminodeoxychorismate synthase, chloroplastic isoform X3: MAALRLSAPPTARWSPPQPSSARWQQPPCRGGARRPAALRAGGDEGPGPEEPPVRTLLIDNYDSYTYNIFQELSVVNGVPPVVVRNDEWAWRDVYHWVYKKRAFDNIVISPGPGSPACPTDIGVCLRILCECGDIPILGVCLGHQALGLVHGAKIVHAPEAIHGRLSEIEHNGCYLFNHIPSGINSGFKVVRYHSLVIEASSLPEDLVSIAWTASPRMLSFLDSDKSDNTSFWGSLNNFSIADPSGRTNNREVPITINNATKPDGYKIVMGIKHSSMPHYGVQFHPESVATHYGRQIFQNFKRITTEFGSQSSLFQERKVNSADQCNYVPKGLSHTEGLEFGDSVRVHMLAERNSEKKHLRLRWKRIDNFLSRTGSSEDIFSELFGHQNAEDTFWLDSSSVDQNRARFSFMGGKGGPLWKQMTFHLSNQRANCRGTITIRDAHGSAVKNSLKDGFLEFLHKEIQSIKYDEEDFEGLPFDFHGGFVGYLGYGLKVECDASSNKAKSSTPDACFFFADNLVAIDHNNGDVYILSLYDEYSLSNGNGMHHNTTHTSWLLETEKKLLRMAAMSPGLPTYGKSLIGSSNVNKQSFVVEKSKDQYIKDVRSCLDYIRDGESYELCLTTRMRRGIEYINALQLYLKLRKQNPAPYAAWLNFSSENLSICCSSPERFLRLDQNAVLEAKPIKGTIARGRTPEEDECLRLQLKYSEKDQAENLMIVDLLRNDLGKVCEPGSVHVPRLMDVESYKSVHTMVSTIRGTKKPDLSPVDCIKAAFPGGSMTGAPKVRSMEILDALESSPRGIYSGSIGFFSYNRTFDLNIVIRTVVLHDGEASVGAGGAIVALSDPEAEYAEMMLKARTPTRVVEECSQQAAAHSSPDRSDSVRTTIS, from the exons ATGGCCGCGCTCCGCCTCTCCGCCCCGCCGACGGCGAGGTGGTCCCCGCCGCAGCCGTCCTCCGCGCGGTGGCAGCAGCCCCCGTGCCGGGGCGGCGCCAGGCGTCCCGCGGCGCTGCGGGCCGGCGGGGATGAGGGGCCGGGCCCGGAGGAGCCGCCGGTGAGGACGCTCCTTATCGACAACTACGACAGCTACACCTACAACATCTTCCAGGAGCTCTCCGTCGTCAACGGCG TGCCGCCTGTGGTGGTGCGCAACGACGAGTGGGCGTGGAGGGATGTTTACCATTGGGTGTACAAGAAGAGGGCCTTCGACAACATCGTGATCTCGCCTGGCCCTGGATCTCCGGCGTGTCCTACCGACATAG GTGTATGTCTGCGGATACTTTGTGAGTGCGGAGATATACCCATCCTGGGTGTTTGCCTTGGCCACCAG GCCTTGGGATTAGTCCATGGCGCTAAAATTGTCCATGCTCCTGAAGCTATACATGGACGACTTAG TGAAATCGAACATAATGGATGCTACCTCTTTAATCATATCCCATCAGGTATAAACTCTGGATTCAAG GTAGTGCGCTACCATTCACTTGTAATAGAAGCAAGCTCGCTGCCTGAGGATCTTGTATCAATAGCATGGACTGCTTCTCCCAGAATGCTATCTTTCCTTGATAGCGATAAGTCTGACAACACTTCATTCTGGGGATCATTGAATAACTTTTCTATAGCAGATCCTTCAGGGCGCACTAACAATCGTGAAGTTCCAATTACCATAAACAATGCTACTAAGCCAGACGGCTACAAGATTGTCATGGGCATCAAGCATTCCAGCATGCCTCATTATGGAGTGCAG TTCCATCCAGAGAGTGTTGCTACTCATTATGGAAGACAGATTTTTCAGAACTTTAAGAGGATAACAACTGAATTTGGATCACAATCATCATTGTTTCAGGAAAGAAAG GTCAATTCTGCAGATCAATGCAATTATGTCCCCAAAGGCTTGTCGCACACTGAAggactagagtttggcgattctgtTCGGGTTCACATGCTTGCAGAGAGAAACAGCGAGAAAAAACATTTGCGGTTGAGATGGAAGAGAATTGATAACTTTCTCAGCCGCACAGGTAGCTCTGAAGACATTTTCTCAGAGCTTTTTGGTCATCAAAATGCTGAAGATACATTTTGGCTGGATAGCTCATCAGTTGATCAG AACAGGGCACGCTTTTCATTTATGGGTGGTAAGGGCGGACCTCTGTGGAAGCAAATGACATTTCACCTCTCCAATCAAAG AGCCAACTGTCGAGGAACCATTACTATTCGAGATGCTCATGGATCTGCTGTGAAAAACTCTCTCAAAGATGGCTTCTTGGAATTCCTTCACAAG GAGATTCAGTCCATTAAATACGATGAAGAGGATTTTGAAGGGCTGCCATTTGACTTCCATGGTGGATTTGTTGGATATCTAGG GTATGGTCTTAAGGTTGAATGTGATGCATCATCTAACAAAGCTAAATCAAGTACTCCTGATGCGTGCTTCTTCTTTGCTGATAACCTCGTGGCGATCGATCACAACAATGGTGATGTATATATTCTGTCATTATATGACGAATATTCTTTAAGTAATGGAAATGGGATGCACCATAATACGACACACACTTCATGGTTGCTGGAGACTGAGAAGAAGCTTCTCAGGATGGCTGCTATGTCACCAGGACTACCGACTTATGGAAAGTCACTTATTGGATCATCCAATGTGAATAAGCAAAGTTTTGTCGTAGAAAAATCAAAGGATCAATACATTAAGGATGTTCGAAGTTGCCTGGATTATATCAGAGACGGAGAAAGTTACGAGTTATGCCTGACCACTCGGATGAGGAGAGGGATAGAGTATATAAATGCTCTTCAACTGTACCTTAAATTGAGAAAGCAAAATCCAGCTCCCTATGCAGCCTGGCTTAACTTCTCCTCAGAAAACCTGAGTATATGCTGCTCTTCTCCTGAACGGTTTCTGCGGCTAGATCAAAATGCAGTTCTGGAGGCAAAACCAATCAAAGGCACTATAGCACGTGGCAGAACACCCGAGGAAGATGAATGCCTACGTTTGCAACTGAAATACAG TGAAAAGGATCAGGCTGAAAACTTGATGATTGTTGATCTCTTAAGAAACGACCTGGGCAAGGTCTGTGAGCCCGGAAGCGTGCACGTTCCTCGCCTCATGGACGTCGAGTCATACAAGTCAGTCCACACCATGGTGAGCACCATCCGCGGGACAAAGAAGCCCGACCTAAGCCCCGTCGACTGCATCAAAGCCGCCTTTCCAGGAGGTTCGATGACGGGCGCCCCAAAGGTGAGGTCGATGGAGATCCTCGACGCACTCGAGAGCAGCCCGAGGGGCATCTACTCAGGGTCGATCGGGTTCTTCTCGTACAACCGCACGTTCGACTTGAACATCGTGATCAGGACGGTGGTGCTGCACGATGGGGAGGCCTCGGTGGGGGCGGGCGGGGCGATCGTGGCTCTGTCGGACCCTGAGGCGGAGTATGCTGAGATGATGCTCAAGGCTAGGACACCGACGAGGGTTGTCGAGGAGTGCAGCCAACAGGCCGCGGCGCACAGCAGTCCGGACCGATCGGATTCGGTGCGGACGACTATAAGTTAG